The following coding sequences lie in one Bacteroidota bacterium genomic window:
- a CDS encoding ABC transporter ATP-binding protein, translating to MSDTNEKIVEIKHLEKHFGKFQAVKDVSFDVYRGDVFGFLGPNGAGKSTTIRTMLSLIKPSGGELKLFGKDLAKDRNYILQRIGCIVEKPDFYKYLSAEKNIEIFARLSGMNVTKSKVHEIIEFVGLKGREKDKLSGFSHGMKQRLGIAQTLIHDPELIILDEPTTGLDPQGIIDIRNLILQLKNERNKTVLLSSHILSEIELIANRMVIISKGKTIVQGSVKELLNAQELIVAFTVDNLDKAKQLLQNASMSELIDKTETTTLQLHLSQEKIPVVNKLFTDNGVNVYSIEAKRKLEDYFLKLINA from the coding sequence ATGTCGGATACCAACGAAAAAATAGTTGAAATAAAACATCTTGAAAAACATTTTGGAAAATTCCAAGCGGTGAAAGATGTTAGTTTTGACGTGTACCGTGGTGATGTGTTTGGATTTTTAGGTCCGAATGGTGCCGGAAAAAGTACCACCATCCGCACCATGCTCTCGCTGATTAAGCCCAGTGGTGGCGAGTTAAAGCTGTTTGGAAAAGATCTAGCAAAAGACCGAAATTATATTTTACAACGTATTGGTTGTATCGTAGAGAAACCCGATTTCTATAAATATTTATCTGCAGAAAAAAATATTGAAATTTTTGCGCGCTTATCGGGAATGAATGTCACCAAAAGTAAAGTGCACGAAATCATTGAATTTGTTGGCTTAAAAGGCAGAGAGAAAGATAAGCTCAGTGGATTTTCACATGGAATGAAACAACGTTTGGGCATTGCACAAACACTTATTCACGATCCTGAATTAATTATTCTAGATGAACCCACTACCGGACTAGATCCTCAGGGAATCATCGACATCCGTAATTTAATTCTTCAACTAAAAAACGAACGCAACAAAACCGTTTTACTTTCATCACATATTCTTTCGGAAATTGAATTGATTGCCAACCGAATGGTGATTATCAGCAAAGGTAAAACCATTGTGCAAGGCTCCGTTAAAGAATTGTTGAACGCACAAGAATTGATTGTTGCCTTCACTGTCGACAACCTTGATAAAGCAAAACAACTTCTGCAAAATGCATCCATGAGTGAACTCATTGATAAAACAGAAACAACAACCTTGCAATTGCATCTTTCGCAAGAAAAAATTCCGGTGGTGAATAAATTGTTTACCGACAATGGAGTAAATGTGTATTCAATTGAAGCCAAACGAAAACTGGAAGATTACTTTTTAAAACTGATTAACGCCTGA
- a CDS encoding ABC transporter permease subunit, whose amino-acid sequence MFWKSTYNEFIKIAAKPRSYIGVGAITLIIVIILFAMKSDGMSFISFVTQPFEQSLAFEGNILNGNLIAFIILQMLIIHVPLLIALVTGDLVSGEGAMGTIRLLLTKPISRTSILFSKYLAGCAYTLVILLWMAFMALIVGKWLFGTGDLMVLNSDGLIVLQEHDLAWRFICGFGVAYLSMVMIATLSLTLSCFSENSIGPIVTTMAIIILFTIIGTLDVPSLQKIQPYLFTSHMVAWRNFFEDPLPMDKIIESTWILVLHIVGLLAIAVYKFKRKDILS is encoded by the coding sequence ATGTTCTGGAAAAGCACCTATAACGAATTTATTAAAATTGCTGCGAAACCTCGCAGTTATATTGGTGTTGGCGCAATTACACTCATCATTGTGATTATTTTATTTGCGATGAAATCGGATGGAATGAGTTTTATTTCATTTGTAACACAACCCTTCGAACAATCACTTGCTTTTGAAGGAAATATTTTAAATGGCAACCTCATCGCCTTTATTATTTTACAAATGCTCATCATTCATGTTCCACTTTTAATTGCTTTGGTTACCGGAGATTTGGTTTCGGGTGAAGGTGCCATGGGAACAATTCGTTTACTTTTAACAAAACCCATTTCACGTACCAGCATTTTATTTTCAAAATACCTGGCGGGTTGCGCATACACACTTGTGATTTTATTGTGGATGGCCTTCATGGCGTTGATTGTAGGCAAATGGTTATTTGGAACCGGTGATTTGATGGTGCTCAACAGCGATGGATTAATCGTTCTGCAGGAACACGATTTAGCGTGGCGATTCATTTGCGGCTTTGGTGTTGCTTATCTCTCCATGGTGATGATTGCAACGTTGTCGTTAACGCTTTCTTGCTTTTCAGAAAATTCCATCGGTCCGATTGTAACTACCATGGCCATCATCATTTTGTTTACCATTATCGGAACCTTGGATGTTCCTTCATTACAAAAAATTCAACCGTATTTGTTTACTTCACACATGGTGGCTTGGCGCAACTTCTTTGAAGATCCACTCCCAATGGATAAAATTATTGAATCCACCTGGATTTTGGTTTTACACATTGTTGGGTTACTTGCCATTGCCGTTTATAAATTTAAGAGAAAGGATATTTTATCATGA
- a CDS encoding pseudouridine synthase, translated as MNYYIIYKPYKMISQFTSSHKKKKCLGELGFSFPKDVYPLGRLDENSEGLLILTNDKNLNYRLLKPEFEHKRIYLVQLQGIITNEALKQLEEGVTIALDAGPYLTKPCKAKQVKKPESLPPRAHPISDRLPTSWIELTLTEGKFHQVRKMTAGVGFPCLRLIRIAIEDIRLEKMQPNEVRELKRDAIYKRLNIPLD; from the coding sequence GTGAACTATTACATCATTTACAAACCGTATAAAATGATTTCTCAATTCACTTCTTCTCATAAAAAGAAAAAGTGTTTGGGTGAACTCGGATTTTCATTTCCGAAAGATGTTTATCCACTCGGCCGATTGGATGAGAACAGCGAAGGACTTTTAATCTTAACCAACGATAAAAATTTAAACTACCGTTTATTAAAACCAGAGTTTGAACACAAACGCATTTATTTGGTTCAGCTGCAAGGAATCATTACCAATGAAGCGCTCAAACAATTGGAAGAAGGCGTAACGATTGCATTGGATGCCGGTCCATACCTCACCAAACCTTGCAAAGCCAAACAAGTAAAAAAGCCGGAAAGCCTTCCACCTCGCGCACATCCGATTAGCGACCGACTACCAACATCGTGGATTGAGCTGACATTAACCGAAGGGAAATTTCACCAGGTGCGTAAAATGACGGCAGGTGTTGGGTTTCCATGCCTGCGATTGATTCGCATTGCGATTGAAGACATTCGACTGGAAAAAATGCAACCCAATGAAGTGCGTGAATTAAAAAGGGATGCGATTTACAAACGGTTAAACATTCCGTTAGACTAG
- a CDS encoding glyoxalase, which yields MENRNAHLKNIRPEISIETGNASVAELFQSQTLRPILKFQNEMILAAFKNYLTDVKIDFRQLTDEKKETCIHQAMKKDLGLKNVLLGFIIGYFTSDEYSIYSQQKPEFNKRIVEMLIKRISDQKEKLV from the coding sequence ATGGAAAACCGAAACGCACACTTAAAAAACATCCGACCGGAAATTTCGATAGAAACGGGGAATGCCTCTGTTGCTGAGCTTTTCCAGAGTCAAACACTTCGTCCGATACTAAAATTTCAGAATGAAATGATACTCGCTGCATTTAAAAATTATTTGACGGATGTAAAAATTGATTTTCGTCAGTTGACAGATGAAAAGAAAGAAACCTGCATTCATCAAGCGATGAAAAAAGATTTGGGTTTAAAAAATGTATTGTTGGGTTTCATCATCGGTTATTTTACAAGTGATGAATACAGTATTTACAGTCAGCAGAAACCGGAATTCAATAAACGAATTGTGGAAATGTTGATCAAGCGGATTTCAGATCAAAAAGAAAAACTAGTCTAA